TTGCCGGCCTCCGCGCTGATGGCCTGGCTGCTGATCCCGTCTTATGGCTGGCGCGTCATGTTCATCATCGGCGGCTGCGGCGCGCTGATCGCCTGGGCGCTGCGCAACGGCCTGCCGGAATCGCCGCGCTGGCTCGAATCGGTCGGACGCCAGGCGGAGGCCGAAGCGATCATCGCCGACATCGAACGGCAGGCATCGAACGGCCAGCCCTTGCCGCCGCCCCAGCCGACGCCTGCGCCGCTCGCCGGCGCGCGCGACCTGAGCGCCCTGGCCCGGTCACCCTTCCTCGCCCGCATGGTCGTCGGCTGCGTCTCGCTGATCGTCGTCAACACGCTGATCTACGGTTTCATTTCCTGGCTGCCGACCTTTTTCATCAGCCAGGGCCAGGACGTCACGCGCAGCTTCGGCTTCTCGCTGCTGATGGCCCTCGGCGGCCCCATCGGCTCGACCATCGGGGCCTTTGCCGCCGACCCGATCGGCCGCAAGAAGACGATCATCGGAGCGGCGGCCCTCGCCATCATTCTCGCCGCGCTGTTTCCGCTGGCCTCCGATCCGCTGCTGGTGGCAGCGCTTGGCTTCCTGCTCACCGTGCCGATCTACATTCTCGTCGCGCTGCTGTTCGGCATCTATATTCCCGAACTGTTCCCGACCGAGTTGAGGCTGCGCGCCGTCGGCATCTGCAACACCGCCGGCCGCAGCGCCAGCATCATCGTGCCGCTGGTCGTCGGCCCGTTGTTCCTGGCCTATGGCGTCACCGGCGTGCTGACCCTGATGGGCGCGGCGCTGGCGATCATGATCGTGGTGGTCGCAACGCTTGGCATCGAGCCGGAGCGCAAGGGCCTGG
This portion of the Phreatobacter stygius genome encodes:
- a CDS encoding MFS transporter, whose product is MSTISVGARLDRLPVSNVHRKIFTLVAIGMFFEGFDIYLAASVLGSTLRSNFSTIAQNGLFISATFVGMMLGAFLAGFLGDRYGRKRTYQWNLVVFGVAAILSAFAPNMETLIGLRFLMGLGLGAEVVVGYSVITEFVPPSVRGRWSGMIATIVTAGLPASALMAWLLIPSYGWRVMFIIGGCGALIAWALRNGLPESPRWLESVGRQAEAEAIIADIERQASNGQPLPPPQPTPAPLAGARDLSALARSPFLARMVVGCVSLIVVNTLIYGFISWLPTFFISQGQDVTRSFGFSLLMALGGPIGSTIGAFAADPIGRKKTIIGAAALAIILAALFPLASDPLLVAALGFLLTVPIYILVALLFGIYIPELFPTELRLRAVGICNTAGRSASIIVPLVVGPLFLAYGVTGVLTLMGAALAIMIVVVATLGIEPERKGLEAVTNLA